AAAAAAGagatggataaaaattggcagattttcctctttttttttttttagcaagatctactgtacatagttatcaagatattttgatactgtagagctaatttgatcagaaataaggcaattgttgctcaggtgagcgatgtggcccctgggcctcttgtttcatttttcttttcacaaaacaaaatgttttctgGCAACACTGTttatgtccccccccccccccccggggatGAATATAATTGTCCTCTGGTCTGCGTCAGGCAACAATTCGCCTGATTGGGGCTTAACATACTGTAAAAATGGTTCTTTACTCGTTGGGCAAATTTACACTAGTTACGCGGTAAGCCTAAAACTGCGTACAGTAAAAATCTAAAACTTTTGGAGTGGTATTTCACGCATCCGCACACGTAATACTTGGACGCATAGTTTGACTATAGAAGAAGCGTGCTTAACCTGCAGCGTAAATAACCAAGTTATCAGTTATTGCTGTTGCCCCTAAACCCCGTCAATATCTGCAATATTAAATAAGCAAACTGCATGTTTGCTACATAATGTAACACAGAAATTTTCTATAGATTTCTCCTCGTGAGACCTCCATTAGCGTTGAATTTGAGAAACTTGTACGTAAGTAAATACTTTCAGAATGAGATTCTGgttcattttcattccatagGAAAAATGGTATTGCTCCACCAAAGTCGTTAAGGAAAGGCGAGGACGCGTCTTTTCTCATTCCTTGTAAGTACAGTTTATTACCATAAAGATCtggtgataaaaataaatatcatgaaTTTATCATCATTCTAATTTGGTGTGTATTTTGCtatttttctttgacaaaaaataacattaaattaaaaaaaaatcagaaaaaaaatcgagTGTGTGCCTCGCTGAAAGGCCATTTCAAGATTAAACAGAAATCAAACCTAActttgttaacattttgattAATCTAATGACATTTTTGACATTAATTAAAAAGGTAATAAAAAGCAATTATAAACTGTCTCCTTataataatgtttaattttatttacaaaaaaacaaacaaacaaatcaagagaaaaaaacacacacaaaaaagcAAATACAATGTATGCATTACatctgttttaaatgatttaaaaactttACCTTCCCGTAGTTAAACCACAAAAGGTTttgcttttttaatttttttttttcaattttttttattaatgcatTAAGACGATATCTCTAATGTTTAACAAAAATGGAGTGTAAGTCGTCGAGTTATATGACAAAAATCGTAATaatgcccctttaaaaataaTGCGATCGAGGTAGCACAAATCTTGTCTCACAATACATTAAGTTTCCtggaaaaggttttttttttttataagaattaaaataagTAACTTACCAACTATATGTTGTAAAAACACGATGGCACTTTCTGAGTCCACAAGAAATAAATGACTTCTAGGATCGTCTTGACTACACGCTGTTCTAgcttcttcatatttttttccagTAGTATGATACTTGTAACAATACTGGTGTGTTGAATTCCAGGTGTAACCAGGTGTGTTACATTTATGTTCTGTAAAGAAGGTTAACCCTATACTGATTTAGCACGATATCAAAACGAAAATTGGTTTGATTATAACAATAGTTAATTACTAGTATTCAATATTCAAATACACGCCTGTAGTACCAATCTCCTCAGAGTTCAAACAAATgtccaaaaatacatttttttaatcattaaataagATAAGATCAATTGTTATTTTAAGGTATTACCTTTGAAGAAATATGTTTCCTCACTGGAATTCAAAAACTGTAGTCCAGCTTTATAGTGATGTGTAAAGTGGTACCCTGTACAAGTTTCTCTATTGGACACAAACACAGACAGACACGATGGCATAGATAAACAGAAAACCATACATTGCATAAATGAAATTGTTCCATTAAATAAAGGGTCTTTATCTGGAACACGAAATTCCATATCAAAATACTGCATGAAAGCAGCTTCCAAATTATTTTGTTCGGTAAGCATAGACATCATAGAACCGATCAGCAAAATATCACTGAGACGAACTGCATGACTTTTTAATTAAGATAAAAGACGGTCTTAAAGTTTtcctttttcataattttccaCTTATATTTtaaacgaccgtgtagtgagcgacctGCGCGTtaggttccgttcgtcatcgaaagcaagatttatATCTTGCCTAGGTTGCCGATTGGTTAACGCGATGGCCGCTAATTGCGAATAGTAACAGGTATattcagaaaatatttcaaccaaaataagattttaagaAATGGAAGAAAAATTAGAAAGATGTCGACAGaggtaaaattaaaaaacatttttgcatttttaattatCAAGAAAGATTATAATACGCTATTTCGAGCAGAAGAGATGTTAagtgtattatttttaaaaaaaaaagtttctttgttttgtattgtGCAATATAGCCCAGTCTCTCTTACATCATGTTATAGATGTATAcgtttaattatatcattatcatatttttattttatcaaaaagatGCATCGGATTCTAACCCGACATTTATATAACTTaaaaaagacccccccccccccaaaaaaaaaaaaaacaaaaaaaaacaaacaaacaaaaaaacaaacactcCTTTTTACAAACTGCTTTAAATCATATACAGCCTATAATTACATTTAGTATgttcaaaaatattgttattaaagTAGATTTTTGTTTTCTCCTTTTGAAGTCcaattgaaattaattataaatgaaattatagaTTATGCtataacatatacattttatctatccttttgttttattttcatcataGCTTAGTGGCTCAGTTGGTTTATGAACGGTATATCACGAGTTTATATCTTAGTTTTGTAGgcttttttcacatttactaAACTTAttgttgaaacaatattttcttaaaattcaatttcacaCATTTTTGGCCTATTTTACTTGTATTATCTTTCTCTCGTAATTAAATAATTCTTGACTGATagttgaaattattttgatgTAGTGGGCCACTTTTCCTCTTTACTGTCATATAACCGGCTACCTTATGTGGACTGAAAAGTCgtatataaagaaataaaacagacacCTTTTCTTCTGATTTAGTTTAATTAAGAACTTGACCACACAAAGAATTCACATGTATGCTCCTTTCTACATGTATAGGCTGGTTTAGGTCATTCGTAATGGATACCATTAAAGCTAAACCCCGTACAACTTTTTAAGGTTCTTTAGTATTTTCTCCAAAAGCTTTCAACTTTTATCTTTATCAGTTTAAGTAAAATTGAGTAAATGTGtttgattcttttttaaaaacttaggGCAAAATTTTCTCCATATTTGACCTTGGTTAGATCTAATAATACAAGGTAACATGAAACGTCTAAGTCTCCTAAAGTTTGATAATACTAGGTAGAAATGGAAATGAATAGTATTTTGGGCCGTTTTCTAATTTTCTTCTAGATATTGCTCTAGTGAAACAACTTATGCAATCTCAACATATGTATTATTCTATTTGTTGTTCTTTATGAATACTTTACtttaatctaaaaataaaaaaatcctttgatGTTGCACCTTTCTTTGTAATATAAAGCAGCTTTGATTTCAGTTTACGTATTGATTTTCAAAGATCAATGGCGGCATTTTGGacataaaacaatgaaaaaagaatGGGATTTTCAACAATTAGTATCAGGAAGATTATAATTCAAGGCTTAATATTGAATGCAACTCAACAAAAACTGCAGGAAAATGTTTTCATCCAATCAACAGTCGCTAAAAATCCTATTCTGTGGTCTTTTTAATCGTGAAGAAATTCACCACGACGTCACATTTCGATTAACAACTAAGAGTGCTGTAAGCAAAAGAGATACGATATTTGATTGGCGCAGAACTTTTGATCAACCAATGAAAAAGTGGGTTATGTCTTAagtaaattatatcatataatgtaaaatttacgCGATTAAAAAGAGGTTCTATCGCTTTTCTTCCTCTGCCCCTTCTTTTTAGCAAATATTTTACTAAATATAATCTAACTATTACATAAAGTATAGATTTAAAGGTTTGATTGCACTAAGGTTAATCAACAAGTATTGCCACACAATGTCACTTTGCcaataaatagattttaaaactaTCTGCATATTTTTGGTATACTGAACTTTgagtgtatacatgtaagtgaCGTTTCTGTTTATCTTTGTCCGGCTTTCGCCTGTCTGTCCGtttatctttaaacattttacgtttttacttttcaaaacttctgaATCTTTGCAAATTTCAGcccaatttaaaacatattattctTGAGTTACAGGAGTTCCTGCAAGACATGCTAGagtaattatatattttgattcagTGAAGTTCACACACCAAAATGAATTCACTGTTACTCGGTCTATAAAATCATCGATTAAATGCTAACCATTACAACAAAGAAAAATCCAAGCTTTTACATGTAACACTATTTAGGTTTACCAACCAGAAATTGTTCACTGTTACTGGGTTTACTCAATCATCGATTAAGTGTTAATTATTACAATAGAACAATTCGACCTCTAACATGTAACACTAGTCAAGTTCACAACCCAGAAATAGATTAACTGTTACTGGGTTTACAAAAACATTGATTAAGTGTTAACTATTACAATGCAGAACAATTCAAACAATTACAATTAGTGttaaacatttaacattaatgaAGTTCACAAACCAGAAATGAATTCATTGTAACTGGGTCCACAAAATTATCGATTAAGTGTTAACtataacaatataaaacaattcAAGCTCTAACATGAACActtatcaatttcaaaaaaccaaaaaatgaaTTCACTGTTACTGGGTCTACAAAAACATCGATTTAGAGTTAACTATTACAATACAGAACAATTTAAGAACTTAACATAAGTATGTATCATGTAACACTAATCAAGTTCACAAACCTGGAATGAAATCACTGTTACTGGGTCTACAAAATCATCGATTATTTGTAAAGGATTACAATATAGAACAATTCAAAAACTAACTTGtaacattaataaaattatgacaataacaaactgtcaaatccataaaacgaaatataaattcaaagcagagcaacacagacctccaaaaagataggaaggatcaggtgcctaggaggagtgaacATCGTCTGCTGACTAGTCACACCCACTGTGtactctttgtcgtaatcggaaaaaaaatccggaaaagTTAGTAGACAAtttggtgattaattatggtctaaaaACTAGTATGAAAATGTTGGTTTAACAactagtatgaaaaacgtcagtcagcatgcgacccagtggaagattgcaTTTGCTGActaggtcgttgtatcgaccaaaGACCTTgcaaaaagatgacttcaaatgagactgttgatagtcctgttttatcaacttgtttgttagTTGCTtacctcgccttagaaactgttcatacgaagagcatgcccttgcgtatcgaatttactgaaagacaaaaacaccatatgcaggtgatgaaggtatattgctacataagtgaGGAAAGTTGACGATAGGAAAATTGAAGTAATCGCGttaatcataaagttttgttgtttcTCTAACATGTATTACTAGGTAagttaaaacaacaaaaatcaatttactgTAAGTGGGTCCAGAAAACCATCGATTAAGTGTAAGCTATTAAAATATAGAACAATTCAAGCTCTAACATGTAACATCATGAAGTtcacaaaaataattaattcattgtTACTGGGTCAACGAAAACAGAGATAAAGTGTTAACTATTACAATATAGAACAATTCAAgaaattaacattattatttaacatgtaACACTTATCAAGTTCACAATTGCAACAGTTACATGATATTTCTattcctgattttttttaatgaagaaatcGAGTTATTTCTTCCCAAAGGTAAACTTACTGTGAAACATACATTCTGTATATATGTATTAGACCTGTTGAATGTAaagtatgtatatattttacatagtttgtatgtaaaatatatctGATATTTAGCCCCTTTGTTTTAATTCAAGTTCAGTAAATAAACTCCGATTAACTGAAGCTTTTGGCCCCATTCCATCGTATAGTTATTGCTTAAGCAATTTCTTGGCGAAAAAGGTCTTCTCCACCAATTTGATTATATTTCGTGCGTTGTCTGacgtaaaaaattaataaaacgaCGCAGGCACATTTTTTTTGCAAGGTacacagttttttaaaaattacctcCGTGTTTGAAATCGAACACTAGTGAAACCTGCACAAAAGCTAGTCACAAAAATTGCTAAAATCATATATACAATCAATCCTGTTTTAAGAGGCTAATTTAGGGGAAACATTGAAAGTGGCCACTTAAGACAGGTGGTCTCTTATTCCAGATTGCCTTCCAAAAGTCATTAGAACATTATATGTGTAGTAACAAGATTGATCCATAGTTTATTGTATGACtcataataatgatttttacaacaaattttCCAAAAGGACTctatatgtattttgattacTTCGTATGCATGACTTTTCGAAAACGTAAATTGGAAACAAAGTAAAAAAGAAGATCAGTTTAAAATActgtatttctttattttctttttgcgGCCTTATCGAAGCCATTGTTTAGAACATGTGCGTCTGTCACTTATTATCTCGGACATCGCAATGGGGCAATGCAATTCTCAAAACATCCGGCCATAATGCCCTGTATACCCCTTGTTATATGGGATAGGTGACCATATTGAGCAATTCAAAGATTATTATGATGATTATGATGAATATATTCCTTATCATCTTTACCAACaaatatcttaaatattttacagaaagaaacctttttaagttattataAGCAGGGCATTTTGACTTGGAAGATGAtaacattttgattttgaaatacacTTATAATAGattaagcaaaaataaaacttttctaCTCAAATTGACCGAATATCTCAAAATTGATACTAATTGCATGCGTTTTCTTTAGACGTAAAAATAACCAAACaaatacaataaattaaaaaaaacagaacaTATTTACATGCACCTTgcgtaaataaaaaatattttgcaagtAATTAGAATTAATAAAGTACATGAAACTGTCTAGTGCATAAACtgctgtgtgttttttttattgcagaaattggttcattattaaaaaaaagagatatgTGACTTTATGTATGAGTGGGAGTTTAAAGGTGAACatgatttattttcatgaaaactgtTTTATATGGACAAAAGATCTAGGTCTTTATGATTAATTTGCAATCGTTCCGTAAACAATTCAATAAACACATTCCATGCTA
This genomic window from Crassostrea angulata isolate pt1a10 chromosome 8, ASM2561291v2, whole genome shotgun sequence contains:
- the LOC128159219 gene encoding uncharacterized protein LOC128159219, whose translation is MQYFDMEFRVPDKDPLFNGTISFMQCMVFCLSMPSCLSVFVSNRETCTGYHFTHHYKAGLQFLNSSEETYFFKEHKCNTPGYTWNSTHQYCYKYHTTGKKYEEARTACSQDDPRSHLFLVDSESAIVFLQHIVDLYGNKLYLQGMRKDASSPFLNDFGGAIPFFLWNENEPESHSESIYLRTSFSNSTLMEVSRGEIYRKFLCYIM